The Papaver somniferum cultivar HN1 chromosome 3, ASM357369v1, whole genome shotgun sequence genome includes a region encoding these proteins:
- the LOC113357734 gene encoding GTPase ERA-like, chloroplastic — protein MELTLQISATLPRDNLLHFSSSLTKVSYPRFTRNPFQEISFQSSRNREPVLEEQLSKERYVDDDDDEEGINPCDDDSYLSLNEKPDRNLALLDDYEMEELDFVVDPNHRSGYVAVLGKPNVGKSTLSNQMVGQKLSIVTDKPQTTRHRILGIISSEEYQMILYDTPGVIEKKMHQLDTMMMKNVRSAAVNADCVLIVVDASKMPQKIDEVLEEGNLKEKVPTLLVLNKKDLIKPGETAKRLEWYEKFTDVDEVIPVSAKFGHGIEDIKNWILTKLPIGPAYYPKDIASEHPERFFVAEIVREKIFIQYRNEVPYACQVNVVNYKTRPTSKDFIQVEIVVEKNTQKIILIGKEGKALKLLATAARLDIEDFLQKKVFLEVEVKVKDNWRQDEGLLKHYGYGGQIRAL, from the exons ATGGAGCTCACTCTACAGATCTCCGCAACTCTTCCTAGAGATAATCTTCTCCATTTTTCCTCTAGCTTAACTAAAGTCTCGTATCCCCGGTTTACAAGAAACCCATTTCAAGAAATTTCATTCCAGTCTTCTAGAAACCGTGAGCCTGTTTTGGAAGAACAACTCTCAAAGGAAAGATatgtcgatgatgatgatgatgaagaaggaaTAAATCCTTGTGATGATGATTCATACTTATCATTAAATGAAAAACCAGATAGAAATTTGGCTTTACTTGATGATTATGAGATGGAGGAACTCGATTTTGTTGTCGACCCTAACCATAGAAGTG GATATGTGGCTGTACTTGGTAAACCAAATGTTGGAAAGAGTACACTTTCGAACCAGATGGTTGGTCAGAAGCTCTCTATTGTAACAGATAAACCTCAAACCACTAGACATCGGATACTTGGTATAATTTCTAGTGAAGAATATCAG ATGATCCTTTATGATACACCTGGTGttattgagaagaaaatgcaccaGCTGGATACAATGATGATGAAAAATGTTCGCAGTGCTGCCGTTAATGCGGattgtgttttgattgttgttgatgctTCTAAGATGCCTCAGAAG ATTGACGAGGTTTTGGAGGAAGGTAACCTTAAAGAGAAAGTACCGACTTTGTTGGTGTTGAATAAGAAAGATTTGATTAAGCCTGGAGAGACTGCAAAGAGACTAGAG TGGTATGAAAAGTTCACTGATGTTGATGAGGTGATTCCTGTTAGTGCAAAATTTGGTCATGGAATTGAAGATATTAAGAATTGGATACTAACAAAACTTCCTATAGGACCAGCTTATTATCCAAAG GATATTGCTAGTGAGCACCCAGAGAGATTCTTCGTAGCAGAAATTGTTAGAGAGAAAATTTTCATCCAATACAGAAATGAAGTTCCTTATGCGTGTCAG GTGAACGTGGTAAACTACAAAACTAGACCAACTTCAAAAGACTTCATTCAAGttgagattgttgttgagaagaaTACACAAAAGATAATCCTCATTGGAAAA GAAGGGAAGGCTCTAAAACTCTTGGCAACAGCTGCGCGGCTTGATATTGAAGATTTCCTGCAGAAGAAAGTCTTCCTTGAG GTGGAAGTTAAGGTGAAAGATAACTGGCGACAAGATGAAGGTCTCCTGAAACACTATGGTTATGGAGGACAAATTCGAGCCTTGTGA